In Mycobacterium branderi, the DNA window CCTGCGCGACGGGCTTGGGCAGCATCGCCGGGCTGGGTCGGGTCTTCGACGGGACTGCGATCCGTCGACGATCCGGCATACATCTGCTCATGCTGGCGGTGCTGGTAGCGATCGTCTGCGCCGACTTGAGCATGCTCAGCAAGGCCGAGACGGAACGGATCTGGCTGCCATTCACCGTCTGGTTGACTGCGGCCCCCGCGCTGCTTCCGACGCAGTCACATCGATTCTGGTTGGCGGTCAATGTTATTGGCGCGCTGCTGGTGAACAGCCTGATTTACACGAACTGGTAGGCGACTACAGCCCAGCCGCGCGGGTGGCTTGGGCGAACCGGCTGTTCGATCGGCAGCTTTCGCGTACCGCAGCCACATCGTCGACCACGTCGAAATCTGCCAGCTCCGCCAGCATTGACACCTCAACACCGTTGGCATTCAATGCTTTTAAGGTCAGCATTCCGGTGTCCGACTGCGACATGGGAACGCGGCGCAGACACGCAGCGCTCTCCGGTGTGCGCACCCCCAATGCCCACCAGCCGCCGTCACGGGCGAAGCCGAGCACGGCCGGCGATTCGCACAGCTGTCGCGCGCAGTCGACCAACAACTCCGCGCTCACCTGCGGCGTGTCCATCCCGATCTGCAAGACCGGATAGCCGTCGGCCGCATCTGCGTGTGCATTGGCTAAGCGGTCTGCAAAAGTGTTGCCGCGCTGAGGAATAACGGTGAACGACGTGAGCCGGCGCCGGATCTCAGCGGCGCCGACGGAATCGTCGAGCTCGCCGGTGAACGCCACCACTCGGGCGACGACCGGCGCATCCACCACGGCATCGAGGGTGTCCAGCAGCGCGGCGGCCGCGATCTCGGCGGCGACGTGGTCACCCACCGTCGCAGCAAGCCGCGTCTTGGCCCGTCCCGGTACCGGTGCTTTGGCCACCACCAGCAGCGTCACCGGCACGACGCTCACGAGATCGCCTTCCAGAAGTCCAGGATCGCGATCGCGCTGCCGCGCAGCGAACCGCTCACTTTGGATTTTCCGCCGATGCGCGGACCGTAAGCGACGTCGTATTCGACGACACGCCAGCCGGCGGCCGCCGCCCGCACCAGCAGCTCCAGCGGATAGCCCGACCGGCGGTCCACGATGCCCAGGCTCAGCAGGGCGTCGCGGCGAAAGACTCGCATCGGCGCAATGTCATGCACCGGCAGACCGTGCCGGGTGCGCAGCCGCCAGCTCATCATCACACTGCCGAGCCGCGCCACCCACGGCCAGCGCAATCCGGGCACCGGTCGTCGTCGCCCAACCGCCAGGTCGGCGCCGTTGTCGATCTCGGCGACCAATCGGGGCAGGTCGGCGGGATCCAGGGAGCCGTCGGCGTCGATGACCGCCACGATCGGCGTCGTCGCGGCCACCACCCCGGCATGGACGGCGGATCCGTAGCCGGGCCGGGGCTCGGTGACGACAGTGGCGCCGTGGCGGCGGGCCACCTCGGCGGTGTCGTCGGTGCTGTTGTTGTCGACGACCAGCGCCTGGTAGCCGGCGGGGATGGCCGCTAGGACGTTCGGCAGCGACTCGGCCTCGTTCAGGCAGGGCAGCACCACCGTGACCAGACCGTCGGGCATGTCGTCTGACCTTAAGGCGTGTCGGACCCCGAGCGCATCGTGTCGGTAAGCACGACGGGAAGGAAATTGCAGCCGGTGCCGGGTCCGTGGGCGGGGCCCGGCGGACCTGCAAACGTTACGATCAAGCGGCCCATGGCATCTAAGAATGTTGAGCAGCGAGTCAGGCAGGCCGCCGAGTTGGCGCTCGCCGAGCAGCGATTCGTCAGGCCGGTCGACGTGCTGGTCCGTTTGGGTTGGCTGGCGCCGTCGCATCTCCACCTATGGCGACAGGGCCGGATCGACTCGTTGGAGAGCGTCGTCCCGACCAACCCCAGCAAGGTCACGACGGCGATGTCAGCTTTGCGGCGGTGGGCCCAAGAGCGGGGACTGAAACCGTCGGAGGCGGAGTACCTTGCCCGCACGCGCGATCGGCGCCGATTGCAATTCAGCGTCAGCGGGGACGCCGCTATCGAAAGCGCCTATCGTACGCACTGGGTGTCGCCGAATTTGTCGCAGCGCGTAATCGAACGGCAAAGTCGCGCACCGGATCTGGTCGTGATCTGGCCGCTGAAGGAATGGACGTGCACGTCATGCGGCGGCACCGGCGATTTCCTGCTCATGGAAGACCCCGGTCCGTTGTGCATGGATTGCGCCGACTTCGGTCATCTCGAGTTCTTGCCATCCGGCGATGCCACACTGACCCGGCGAGCCAAGAAGGCGAGCCGGCTCTGCGCGGTGGTGGTGCGGTGGAGCCGGTCGCGGAAACGCTACGAGCGCCAAGGCATCCTCGCTGAGCCGGAGGCAATCGAGCAGGCCGAGCAGCAGTGTCTTTCCGATGATGAGGTGCGTGCCCGCCGCAGGGAGCGCGACGAATTGCGACGGGCCGAGGCGGACCTGCGGTTTCAGGCCGAGTTCGCCGCTGCGATCCGGGCACAATTTCCTGGCTGTCCCGCTGATCGGGCCCACGCCATCGCGCAACACACGGCGCTGCGGGGCAGCGGCCGGGTCGGACGCACCGCGGCCGGTCGCGCCCTAGACCCGAATGCGGTACGGCTGGCCGTTGCCGCGTCGGTCCGGCACACCGACACCGACTACGACGAGCTGTTGATGTCGGGTACAGACCGGGAAACGGCCCGGCATCACGTGTGGGACCGCGTCGAAGGGGTGCTTGACGGTTGGCGTGATCAGACGGGGATGCCAGGCTAGGCGGTATAGACGAGCCGCCTTAGCCGCAGCAGTCACATCCGTCACAGGGGTTGCTACGAGGCTGGACTACACGATGTGCCCGGCTCTGAGCGACAAATCACTTGTGCGCCTTGGGTTGTCGCTCAGAGGCGGGCAACTCGCGCATCGCCCTGGCTAGTGGTTCCTGTGGCAGATGTGATCCGCGAAAGGCCCTCATGCGGGCGGACGGTTATGCGGCTTTAGTGGCCGAAGCCGCCGAACCCGCCGCCACCCAATCCGCCGCCGCCAGATCCCGAGCCGCCACCGCTACCGGAACCGCTGCCGCCAGAGCCAGACCCGCCGCCCGAGCCAGTACTGCCGGAGCCGCCGCCACCGAAGCCCGACCCACCTGACCCGCCACCGGGTCCGATGCCGCCGCCACTGCTTCCGGAACCAGTCCCGCCAGATCCAGTGCTGCCAGGGCCACC includes these proteins:
- a CDS encoding TIGR04282 family arsenosugar biosynthesis glycosyltransferase, giving the protein MSVVPVTLLVVAKAPVPGRAKTRLAATVGDHVAAEIAAAALLDTLDAVVDAPVVARVVAFTGELDDSVGAAEIRRRLTSFTVIPQRGNTFADRLANAHADAADGYPVLQIGMDTPQVSAELLVDCARQLCESPAVLGFARDGGWWALGVRTPESAACLRRVPMSQSDTGMLTLKALNANGVEVSMLAELADFDVVDDVAAVRESCRSNSRFAQATRAAGL
- a CDS encoding glycosyltransferase family 2 protein, giving the protein MPDGLVTVVLPCLNEAESLPNVLAAIPAGYQALVVDNNSTDDTAEVARRHGATVVTEPRPGYGSAVHAGVVAATTPIVAVIDADGSLDPADLPRLVAEIDNGADLAVGRRRPVPGLRWPWVARLGSVMMSWRLRTRHGLPVHDIAPMRVFRRDALLSLGIVDRRSGYPLELLVRAAAAGWRVVEYDVAYGPRIGGKSKVSGSLRGSAIAILDFWKAIS
- a CDS encoding DUF2293 domain-containing protein: MASKNVEQRVRQAAELALAEQRFVRPVDVLVRLGWLAPSHLHLWRQGRIDSLESVVPTNPSKVTTAMSALRRWAQERGLKPSEAEYLARTRDRRRLQFSVSGDAAIESAYRTHWVSPNLSQRVIERQSRAPDLVVIWPLKEWTCTSCGGTGDFLLMEDPGPLCMDCADFGHLEFLPSGDATLTRRAKKASRLCAVVVRWSRSRKRYERQGILAEPEAIEQAEQQCLSDDEVRARRRERDELRRAEADLRFQAEFAAAIRAQFPGCPADRAHAIAQHTALRGSGRVGRTAAGRALDPNAVRLAVAASVRHTDTDYDELLMSGTDRETARHHVWDRVEGVLDGWRDQTGMPG